The window TCTCATTGTTGTTGCCACCGTTTggagtttactttttttttgttatattctgTTTTGAAAAGTTATTCCACTAGAATATTATTGGGTAATCTCCGAGGCCATAACATGATATGTTGATGATAACAACGATGATAGTAACCACACATTACAACGGTACCACTCGAAGATGTGAGGTATTATCATTTGTGCGGACTTTGTGAATCCCATAAGCTTATATGGTAGCAATAATTACGAAACATGTATAAACACAAACAATCTCATGCAATTACATCAAAACCCATAATGTATAGCAGTCCAGATATTAGAAGCAATAACAAAAGAACTCATACGATAAAAATAAACAGAAGTAAAGGTAAAACAAAGTATCAAACCTAACTCTATATCGTATGTAGAGATCGGTTTAGAAGAGAAACCCAGATGCCAAAGCAACAACAGATGCAAACAATGCCGGGACGAACATAGTGGCATCAGAAGTAGGACTTGGAGCTGGAGACTCTGTCGTCTGAGCCGCCGCCTTTCCTACGGCTGAGAAAGCCACAATAGCCACCATCAACACCACCATAAGCTTCATCTTCATTGACTCCATCTCTCCTTTTTGTACTTTGAAGAAACTTAGTCAATAGATTGTTTCTGAGGTTTTGTTTTTGGTACGTGGATGAAGTTGTGGTGGGTGGCCTTGTGGTTTTGAAAGAGTATTTATAAGCCAAATGTGGGTATGTTGATTTTTAGAGACGGCTCTATGAAATAGtttattacatatattttacgTAACTTTTTAGTAAAGGAAAAGGTATCTGAATTACAGCAATAAATATAtcagctcttttttttttaacactgaataCTTCAATATAAGAGAATCCACAAAGGGATCAAGAGTTAGGGAGAACCCCTGAAGTTATACAAACGACATAGAGAAAAAACAGAGGAACATAAAAAAACACATAAACTAAACCGTACCAGTAGGCACTTTGAAGTAAGGATCAGAGAGATCAGGAACTAGGTTATGAGTGGCCTGAGGCAATAACCTTTAAAATAGAAGGGGGTCAAACACATCTTGCGTCTTCTAGAATCATTTGATGGAGCCAACGCGGACTTCCACAAGCGACATAAGACTGAACACGGGAGCCAGATATAACACTTTCTGCGATCGTCTTGGCCACCTTATTCTTTTTGTCCGACACATGACATATCGTCCACTTCTCAAAACAATAAAGGAGCTCCAGAATTCTCAAGATCAAAGATGAGAGAGAAAGACATCTGTAAGGGTT is drawn from Brassica rapa cultivar Chiifu-401-42 chromosome A05, CAAS_Brap_v3.01, whole genome shotgun sequence and contains these coding sequences:
- the LOC103870124 gene encoding arabinogalactan protein 12, encoding MESMKMKLMVVLMVAIVAFSAVGKAAAQTTESPAPSPTSDATMFVPALFASVVALASGFLF